A window from Catalinimonas alkaloidigena encodes these proteins:
- a CDS encoding ArsR/SmtB family transcription factor, translated as MKRDSFQAIADPTRRAILELLTQAPMTPNALAEHFATSRQAISKHLQLLKACGVIEPYKTGREMHYQLNAHAMQEIDRWLIPFRKRWATRFHQLDQLLPHINPNPHEK; from the coding sequence ATGAAACGTGATAGCTTTCAGGCGATTGCCGACCCTACCCGCCGGGCCATTCTGGAGTTGTTGACCCAGGCACCCATGACGCCGAACGCACTGGCCGAACACTTTGCCACGAGTCGACAGGCCATCTCCAAGCACCTTCAGTTGCTTAAAGCCTGTGGCGTGATCGAACCTTACAAAACAGGGCGAGAAATGCATTACCAGCTCAACGCACACGCGATGCAGGAAATCGACCGCTGGCTGATTCCGTTCCGAAAGCGCTGGGCCACCCGCTTCCACCAGTTGGATCAATTATTACCTCACATAAACCCCAATCCCCATGAAAAGTAG
- a CDS encoding VOC family protein encodes MTIINPYLNFNGNCEEAFTFYKSVFGGDFVSLMRFQDAPGHQPGSAHANQIMHVSLPVGSHTILMGSDRPASLGEGAFGDNFSISIGTTSQAEADALFHGISADGHVTMPLDNTFWGAYFGMCTDKFGINWMVSYDPNALPAS; translated from the coding sequence ATGACCATTATCAATCCGTACCTCAATTTCAACGGCAACTGCGAAGAAGCCTTCACGTTCTATAAATCCGTTTTCGGAGGCGATTTTGTGTCGCTCATGCGCTTTCAAGATGCCCCCGGCCATCAGCCCGGTTCCGCCCACGCCAACCAGATTATGCACGTGTCGTTGCCCGTTGGTTCGCATACCATTTTGATGGGCAGCGATCGGCCCGCTTCGTTGGGCGAAGGCGCCTTCGGCGATAACTTCTCCATTTCCATCGGCACGACGAGTCAAGCCGAAGCCGACGCACTGTTCCACGGCATTTCGGCCGACGGCCACGTGACCATGCCCCTCGACAACACCTTCTGGGGCGCTTACTTCGGCATGTGCACGGATAAGTTCGGCATCAATTGGATGGTGAGCTACGACCCAAACGCCCTCCCTGCCTCCTGA